A region of Spiribacter roseus DNA encodes the following proteins:
- the prfA gene encoding peptide chain release factor 1 produces MNDNLRRKLQSLLERHEEIEQLLADPEVIGDNREFTRLSQEYSRLEPLAATLTAFESAETDLAHAEELAEDGDEAMRALAEEEIATARRRLESLERDLTLLMIPEDPNDTRNTFVEIRAGTGGDEAALFAGDLLRMYLRYAEQQGWRTELLSESPGEQGGYREVVARIAGDRVYSRLKFESGAHRVQRVPATESQGRIHTSACTVAILPEAGEIDEIEINPADLRVDTFRASGAGGQHVNKTDSAVRMTHLPSGVVVECQEERSQHKNRARALSLLQARLMDQQRDAAVAERTETRRQLVGTGDRSDRIRTYNFPQGRVTDHRINLTLYKLESILAGHLESVIDPLINEHQADQLAELSAEQ; encoded by the coding sequence ATGAACGACAACCTGCGCCGCAAGCTCCAGAGCCTTCTGGAGCGCCATGAAGAGATCGAGCAGTTGCTCGCCGACCCCGAGGTGATCGGCGACAACCGCGAGTTCACCCGCCTCTCGCAGGAGTACTCGCGACTCGAACCGCTGGCGGCCACGCTGACGGCGTTCGAATCGGCGGAAACCGATCTGGCCCACGCCGAGGAGCTGGCCGAGGACGGCGACGAGGCGATGCGGGCGCTGGCCGAAGAGGAAATTGCCACCGCCCGTCGCCGTCTCGAGTCGCTTGAGCGGGATCTGACGCTGCTGATGATCCCCGAAGATCCCAACGACACCCGCAACACCTTCGTCGAGATCCGTGCCGGAACCGGCGGGGACGAGGCCGCGCTTTTCGCCGGCGATCTGCTGCGGATGTATCTACGCTACGCCGAACAGCAGGGCTGGCGGACCGAGCTGCTCAGTGAAAGCCCCGGCGAACAGGGCGGCTACCGCGAAGTGGTGGCGCGCATCGCCGGCGATCGGGTCTACTCAAGGCTCAAGTTCGAATCCGGCGCTCACCGGGTCCAGCGCGTGCCCGCCACCGAGTCCCAGGGCCGCATCCACACCTCGGCCTGCACGGTCGCCATCCTGCCCGAAGCCGGGGAAATTGATGAAATCGAGATCAACCCCGCGGATCTTCGCGTGGACACCTTCCGGGCCTCCGGCGCCGGAGGGCAGCACGTCAACAAGACGGACTCGGCCGTGCGCATGACGCATCTGCCCAGTGGCGTGGTCGTGGAATGCCAGGAGGAACGCTCTCAGCACAAAAACCGGGCCAGGGCCCTGTCCCTGCTGCAGGCGAGATTGATGGACCAGCAGCGGGATGCGGCGGTGGCCGAGCGGACCGAGACCCGACGCCAGCTGGTGGGCACCGGTGATCGATCCGATCGCATCCGTACCTACAACTTCCCGCAGGGCCGGGTCACCGACCATCGGATCAATCTGACCCTGTACAAGCTGGAGTCGATCCTCGCCGGCCATCTTGAATCAGTGATCGACCCGCTGATCAACGAGCACCAGGCCGACCAGCTCGCCGAGCTGTCGGCCGAACAGTAA
- the lolB gene encoding lipoprotein insertase outer membrane protein LolB, which translates to MNRWRRFAGLAAALTLGVLLAGCAVRPPAPEVSDDSVRLADWTPPAAPDAWQLNGRTSLQLGEQGATAALTWRQDQAAYRIDLRGALGAGSLRITGDADGVTVRTADGGRYRAESPRELVRAVTGYDLPVGFLRYWVTGQPVPWLEGRVTLDPAGRPGVIRQGGWRVSYEAFESVGGFSLPGRVAVTRAETSVRMVVRHWSPGG; encoded by the coding sequence TTGAACCGGTGGCGGCGGTTTGCGGGTCTGGCGGCGGCGTTGACGCTGGGCGTGCTGCTGGCCGGCTGCGCGGTTCGGCCGCCAGCCCCCGAGGTGAGCGATGACAGCGTGCGGCTGGCCGACTGGACGCCGCCGGCCGCCCCGGACGCGTGGCAGCTCAACGGCCGCACGTCGCTGCAACTGGGTGAACAGGGGGCGACCGCGGCGCTGACCTGGCGTCAGGATCAAGCGGCATACCGGATAGATCTGCGCGGCGCGCTGGGTGCCGGAAGCCTGCGCATCACTGGCGACGCCGACGGGGTTACGGTGCGTACGGCCGATGGCGGACGCTACCGTGCCGAGAGCCCGCGTGAACTGGTACGGGCGGTCACTGGTTACGATCTGCCGGTGGGTTTTCTGCGCTACTGGGTGACCGGGCAACCGGTGCCATGGCTCGAGGGGCGCGTCACTCTGGATCCCGCGGGGCGCCCGGGCGTGATCCGTCAGGGCGGCTGGCGGGTGAGCTACGAGGCCTTCGAGTCGGTGGGCGGTTTCTCGCTCCCCGGACGCGTGGCCGTGACCCGGGCGGAGACGTCGGTCCGCATGGTGGTCCGCCACTGGTCGCCGGGGGGATGA
- the ispE gene encoding 4-(cytidine 5'-diphospho)-2-C-methyl-D-erythritol kinase produces MSQRSTGWPAPAKINRFLHITGRRPDGYHALQTLFQFIEPCDGLDFTLTDGPEITRDGGVAGLPAADDLVVRAARALQARTGCRAGVHIHVDKRIAAGAGLGGGSSDAATTLVALNALWGCGLSGTALEAIGLELGADVPVFVRGRAAWAEGVGERLTVVEADRPWLVVVDPRVEVSTAAVFGDPKLTRHTERITIPAFKTMALRNDCEATVRRLYPPVASAIDALSEYGPSRLTGTGGCLFACFDDRDAAERARRGVDDRGTVWVTRVANHSPLLDRLAMQQASSNGA; encoded by the coding sequence ATGAGCCAGCGATCAACGGGCTGGCCGGCGCCGGCCAAGATCAATCGCTTCCTGCACATCACCGGCCGGCGGCCGGATGGCTATCACGCTCTCCAGACCCTGTTTCAGTTCATCGAACCCTGCGATGGGCTCGACTTTACGCTGACTGACGGCCCGGAGATTACCCGTGACGGCGGCGTTGCCGGGCTGCCGGCGGCGGATGATCTGGTGGTCCGCGCCGCCCGCGCCCTGCAGGCCCGGACCGGTTGCCGGGCCGGCGTGCATATTCATGTCGATAAACGCATCGCCGCCGGCGCTGGCCTGGGAGGGGGGTCCTCGGATGCCGCGACGACCCTCGTCGCCCTCAACGCGCTCTGGGGATGCGGCCTGAGCGGGACGGCCCTGGAGGCCATCGGTCTGGAGCTGGGGGCCGATGTCCCGGTCTTTGTCCGCGGCCGGGCGGCCTGGGCGGAGGGCGTGGGCGAGCGGTTGACGGTGGTGGAGGCCGACCGCCCGTGGCTGGTGGTTGTGGACCCGCGGGTCGAGGTCAGCACGGCGGCGGTGTTCGGTGATCCCAAATTGACACGGCATACTGAGCGTATAACAATACCCGCCTTCAAAACGATGGCCTTGCGCAATGACTGCGAGGCAACCGTCCGGCGGCTTTATCCGCCGGTCGCGAGCGCGATCGACGCGCTCTCGGAGTATGGGCCGTCGCGGCTCACAGGCACGGGGGGGTGTCTTTTTGCCTGTTTTGACGATCGCGACGCCGCCGAGCGGGCGCGCAGGGGCGTCGATGATCGTGGGACGGTCTGGGTGACGCGGGTAGCGAATCACTCGCCACTGCTCGATCGGCTCGCAATGCAGCAGGCATCATCAAATGGGGCGTAG
- a CDS encoding tetratricopeptide repeat protein, with protein sequence MKRFATRHWRQARWRRGLGGFLAVALMVACAPVKDDGRAAVDPVEASPLTGVMAAELAAARGDVERASRLYDAVGGRLGDADAVERGARLALLADDLAAARRLSARWIELAPDSRDALRLQGLVRLRNDDVEGAAARLLESLPDDPGERDVALDGLARRLSDRALPAQSLQVMAAIADALPQSRAARLALARVAIAREAPRIALEAVDQALDRQPDLRSARLLRADALLALDRPDAAFAIFAELLEASPDNASLRFEYARALLEREREAAALEEFRQLVEAGATQPRMLNAAIVLALRSGADELALTALRRLRAGAGSATRRSLLLEGRLLRRLGRTGESLEVYNRALEGRSADAELRYARAMARIATDDLAGAETDLRRIIRDDPAHAEALNALGYTLVDQTPRIDEGAALIEEAYRIRPESAAIIDSMGWAEYRQGRPAAALEYLRRAHEMTDGAPEIAAHLGEVLWVLGRRDEARAIWRAAASGHSDHPVLEETMERLN encoded by the coding sequence ATGAAAAGGTTCGCGACTCGACATTGGCGACAGGCCCGCTGGCGGCGGGGGTTGGGGGGCTTTCTGGCCGTTGCCCTGATGGTGGCCTGTGCGCCGGTGAAGGACGACGGCCGGGCGGCGGTGGATCCCGTTGAAGCCTCGCCCCTGACCGGTGTGATGGCCGCCGAGCTCGCCGCCGCGCGGGGTGATGTGGAGCGCGCCAGCCGGCTCTACGATGCCGTCGGCGGACGCCTTGGCGACGCCGACGCGGTGGAGCGGGGCGCGCGGCTGGCACTGCTTGCCGATGACCTGGCCGCCGCCCGGCGGCTGTCCGCGCGATGGATCGAGCTCGCTCCTGACAGTCGTGACGCCCTGCGCCTGCAGGGGCTTGTGAGGCTGCGCAACGACGATGTCGAGGGGGCCGCGGCCCGGTTGCTTGAAAGCCTCCCGGATGACCCCGGGGAGCGTGATGTGGCCCTTGATGGGCTGGCCCGGCGCCTGTCCGATCGGGCACTGCCAGCGCAGTCCCTGCAGGTCATGGCGGCGATTGCCGACGCCCTGCCGCAATCCCGGGCGGCGCGACTGGCGCTGGCCCGGGTGGCGATCGCTCGTGAGGCGCCGCGGATCGCCCTTGAGGCGGTCGATCAGGCGCTCGATCGGCAACCGGATCTGCGCAGTGCCCGCCTGCTGCGCGCCGATGCCCTGCTGGCACTGGACCGGCCTGACGCGGCATTCGCGATCTTTGCTGAATTGCTGGAGGCGTCGCCGGATAATGCCTCGCTGCGCTTCGAATACGCCCGGGCCCTGCTCGAGCGCGAGCGTGAGGCCGCCGCCCTCGAGGAATTCCGGCAGCTGGTCGAGGCGGGCGCGACACAGCCGCGGATGCTCAATGCCGCCATTGTTCTGGCGTTGCGCAGCGGCGCGGACGAACTGGCGCTGACGGCGCTGCGCCGGCTCAGGGCGGGCGCCGGCTCGGCCACGCGCCGGAGTCTGCTGCTGGAGGGCCGGCTGCTGCGCCGGCTCGGCCGGACCGGTGAGAGCCTCGAGGTCTACAACCGTGCGCTCGAGGGGCGGAGTGCGGATGCCGAACTGCGCTACGCGCGTGCCATGGCGCGGATTGCCACGGATGATCTCGCCGGTGCGGAGACCGATCTGCGCCGCATCATTCGGGACGATCCGGCCCATGCCGAGGCCCTCAATGCCCTCGGCTACACCCTGGTGGATCAGACTCCGCGCATCGACGAGGGCGCCGCCCTGATCGAAGAGGCCTACCGGATCCGCCCCGAATCGGCGGCGATCATCGACAGCATGGGTTGGGCGGAATACCGTCAGGGCCGGCCTGCCGCGGCGCTTGAGTATCTGCGGCGTGCCCACGAAATGACCGATGGCGCCCCGGAGATCGCCGCGCATCTGGGAGAGGTGCTCTGGGTGCTGGGACGGCGCGACGAAGCACGGGCCATCTGGCGGGCGGCCGCGTCCGGTCACAGTGATCACCCGGTGCTGGAGGAGACCATGGAGCGTTTGAATTGA
- the hemA gene encoding glutamyl-tRNA reductase, which produces MPVVTLGLNHESAPLAVREQVVLSAETLDSALSALAERPGVREAAVLSTCNRTEIYAVLAPEATPAILHRWLAQQQDLDPDWLDPYLYTLEGRDAVVHLLRVAAGLDSLVLGEPQILGQAKLAYHSAAGAGLLGQILDRLFQHAFSLAKRVRTETAIGAHPVSVAFAAVTLARQIFDRLDRRRALLIGAGEMIELTARHFREQGMGELVIANRSRERAESLASTCGGSALGLDELEAFLPRADIIISCTASPEPVLHYDQVRASLRQRRHEPVFMVDLAVPRDIETRIDQLEDVYLYTVDDLRDVIDRNQRNRAAAATEAEALVQEQADRFMDWVRTLDAVSAIRRFRRHGERQREYALEQARREISAGQPPEQVLEALAHRLTRKLLHLPTLGLREAARSGDPETIRQSRRMLGIDESRDDDE; this is translated from the coding sequence ATGCCAGTCGTCACCCTGGGGCTCAACCACGAATCCGCACCGCTCGCCGTCCGCGAGCAGGTGGTGTTGTCGGCGGAAACGCTGGACAGTGCACTGTCCGCGCTCGCCGAGCGCCCCGGCGTGCGCGAAGCCGCGGTATTGTCCACCTGCAACCGCACCGAGATCTACGCGGTCCTGGCGCCTGAGGCCACTCCGGCCATCCTGCATCGCTGGCTGGCCCAGCAACAGGATCTGGACCCGGACTGGCTCGATCCGTATCTGTACACGCTCGAGGGCCGGGATGCCGTTGTCCATCTCCTGCGGGTGGCCGCGGGCCTGGACTCGCTGGTGCTGGGCGAACCGCAGATCCTCGGCCAGGCCAAACTGGCCTATCACTCGGCCGCCGGCGCCGGACTCCTGGGCCAGATCCTGGACCGGCTTTTCCAGCATGCGTTTTCGCTGGCGAAGCGCGTGCGCACCGAGACGGCGATCGGCGCCCATCCGGTGTCGGTGGCGTTTGCCGCGGTCACCCTGGCCCGTCAGATCTTCGATCGACTGGATCGCCGGCGCGCGCTGCTGATCGGCGCCGGGGAGATGATCGAACTCACCGCCCGGCACTTCCGCGAGCAGGGCATGGGTGAGCTGGTCATCGCCAACCGTAGCCGCGAACGGGCCGAGTCACTGGCAAGCACCTGTGGCGGCAGCGCGCTGGGACTGGACGAGCTTGAGGCGTTCCTGCCCCGTGCCGACATCATCATCTCCTGCACGGCCAGCCCCGAGCCGGTCCTCCACTACGATCAGGTCCGCGCAAGCCTGCGCCAGCGCCGCCATGAGCCGGTGTTCATGGTCGATCTGGCAGTGCCGCGGGATATCGAGACCCGCATCGACCAGCTCGAGGATGTCTACCTGTACACTGTCGATGACCTGCGCGATGTCATCGACCGCAATCAGCGCAACCGCGCGGCGGCCGCCACCGAGGCGGAGGCCCTGGTCCAGGAGCAGGCCGACCGGTTCATGGACTGGGTGCGCACCCTCGATGCGGTCAGCGCCATCCGACGCTTTCGGCGCCACGGCGAGCGACAGCGCGAGTATGCCCTCGAGCAGGCACGCCGCGAGATCAGCGCCGGCCAGCCCCCGGAACAGGTGCTGGAGGCACTGGCGCACCGACTGACCCGCAAACTCCTGCATCTGCCCACGCTGGGCCTGCGTGAGGCGGCCCGCAGTGGCGATCCGGAAACCATCCGGCAGAGTCGTCGCATGCTGGGCATCGACGAAAGCCGGGACGACGACGAATGA